The Planctomycetota bacterium DNA window AAGGGCGCCCGGCCGATCTGGCGGACCTCGAGGTCCACGTCACCGCCATGGTGTGCAAGGAGGCGTGCCTTCTGGGGACGTTCCGGGCGCGCGTGGCGCCCCCGGCGGCGGGAAACGCGGCGCGCTGGGCGGCGGATCTCGAGGCGCTTCCGCGCCCGCTTTCGGAGGCGGCGGGCGTCCGCGCGGAATGGCGGGAGGGGACGCTGACGGTTTCCGGCCCCGCGGGACGCTTCCGGGAGGTCCGCTTCTTCCCGGACGAGCGGCCCGGGGTCCGCTTCGGCACGCCGGAGGCGGAGATCCGGGAGGGATCGTTCCGGCTGAGCGTTCCCGCGGCGGTTCGGCCGGACGAGACGGGCGGAAAACCTCCCGTGGTCGCGGGTCTGGTGGCGCTCGGAGAGGGGGATCGCGATCCCAGTTACGAGATCCAGGTCGTCGTGTCTTCGAAGGACTAGTCGGTTTTTTGCAAAAGGAGGAGCCCATGAAGGTTTCCCGCATCGCGCTGGCGCTGGGAGCGCTCCTGGCGGCCGCAGGGACGGCGGCGGCCGACGACGTCCGGGCGGAAGTCGGCAAGCCCGCCCCGGACTTCACTCTGCCGGACACGGACGGCAAGTCCGTCAAGCTCTCGTCGTTTCGAGGCAGGATCGTGGTGCTGGAGTGGATCAATCCGGACTGCCCGGTCTGCAAGCGCGTCTTCACGACGGGCGTGGTCCGCAAGATGCTCGAGGAGGTCAAGGCGGCTTCGCCGGACGTGGTCTATCTGCCCATCAGCACGACGCACTACATGACTCCGGACAGGATCGCCGCGTATCTCAAGGAGAACGGCATCGACGCCAAGGGGCTCATGGACACGGACGGCAAGGTGGGGCGGATCTACGACGCGCGCACGACGCCCCATCTCTACGTCATCGACGCGCAGGGCGTTCTCCGCTACGCGGGGGCGATCGACGACGACCCCTCGGGCAAGAAGCCGGGGGCGGAGAACTACGTGGTCAAGGCGGTGAAGGCCATCGTTGCGGGGCAGAAGGTGTCGCCCGAGACGACGAAGCCCTACGGCTGCTCGGTGAAGTACAAAGGCTAGTCGGGCCGAAAAACGGCGTCCCGCGGGCCCCGGCGGGAGGGTCGATCCTTCCGCGGGGCCCGCTTTCTTGACGGAGCGGGAGGGGTTCGGTAGGGTTCCCCCGGAGGATCGGGAGGAGGACCGACGATGGCGAAGATTCGCGAAGGGGCCGAGGCGCCGTCCTTCACGCTCAAGGACGCCGACGGCCGGGAGGT harbors:
- a CDS encoding protein-disulfide reductase DsbD domain-containing protein; the protein is MNRIAGGVWAFLLLPAAQDRVKVEDLVELRAEAAADAAVAGRPLPVALELRIRPGWHVYWRNPGSSGMAPEIELRLPEGFRAGPVRWPRPRRFGPAREPVYGYEGRAVFFVSVVPPEGRPADLADLEVHVTAMVCKEACLLGTFRARVAPPAAGNAARWAADLEALPRPLSEAAGVRAEWREGTLTVSGPAGRFREVRFFPDERPGVRFGTPEAEIREGSFRLSVPAAVRPDETGGKPPVVAGLVALGEGDRDPSYEIQVVVSSKD
- a CDS encoding redoxin domain-containing protein, with the translated sequence MKVSRIALALGALLAAAGTAAADDVRAEVGKPAPDFTLPDTDGKSVKLSSFRGRIVVLEWINPDCPVCKRVFTTGVVRKMLEEVKAASPDVVYLPISTTHYMTPDRIAAYLKENGIDAKGLMDTDGKVGRIYDARTTPHLYVIDAQGVLRYAGAIDDDPSGKKPGAENYVVKAVKAIVAGQKVSPETTKPYGCSVKYKG